In one window of Frigoriglobus tundricola DNA:
- a CDS encoding NUDIX hydrolase produces the protein MPIWVRQAAAIPVRDDRVCMVTSSSGRRWVVPKGQIDPGHTAGEAALVEAWEEAGLVGALEPEPLGTYAYEKLGRTLHVLVFRMTVTEARDEWPERHMRTRAWVSLDEALDRIEEPGLRDLLRLAFHLKHPDRLTLATA, from the coding sequence ATGCCAATCTGGGTGCGGCAGGCGGCGGCGATTCCCGTTCGGGACGACCGCGTCTGCATGGTCACGTCCAGCAGCGGGCGCCGGTGGGTGGTGCCGAAGGGGCAGATCGATCCCGGCCACACGGCCGGCGAAGCGGCACTCGTGGAGGCGTGGGAAGAGGCGGGGCTGGTCGGCGCGCTCGAACCGGAACCGCTGGGCACCTACGCCTACGAGAAGCTCGGCCGCACCCTGCACGTCCTCGTGTTCCGAATGACCGTGACGGAGGCCCGTGACGAGTGGCCCGAGCGTCACATGCGGACGCGGGCGTGGGTGAGCCTCGATGAAGCCCTTGATCGAATTGAGGAACCCGGTTTGCGCGACCTGCTGCGCCTGGCGTTTCACTTGAAGCACCCGGACCGCCTGACGCTCGCGACGGCGTGA
- a CDS encoding PP2C family protein-serine/threonine phosphatase gives MHRPLLTVRQVMQVEPVVVLPECPLRDVMGQMNRRRIGAVIVVGPSLELRGIFTERDLLLRVADADAGWRDLPVAEWMTPNPHTIAPDVGWEEAVALMTRLRVRHLPVIEANRVVGVVSTRMLMGYRTEYLNGLVEARTRDLKRAMDEVMARDSELRYNLRAAGRLQTRLLLPHEPPHWPELRWGVYYAPLDHLGGDYYDVARPDPDHLGFLIADASGHSIAAAMVAIMSRTAFTEVSGATTSPGAVLSEMNARLQGLADERFVTAFYGVLDRHTRVLTFSNAGHPYPLRLVARTGAVQPLATQGFMLGIVPDEQYREKRVQLEPGDRLCFYTDGLVEARNGMGEGYGTDRLEAAFAAHGALAAGPLAERLLADQRAFRGDQALSDDVTLVVIELCADDSNGPDAFVP, from the coding sequence ATGCATCGACCGCTCCTGACCGTCCGCCAAGTGATGCAAGTCGAACCTGTGGTGGTACTACCGGAGTGTCCGCTGCGCGACGTGATGGGCCAGATGAACCGGCGGCGGATCGGCGCGGTGATCGTTGTCGGACCTTCACTCGAACTCCGCGGAATCTTCACCGAGCGTGACCTCTTGTTACGGGTCGCGGACGCGGACGCCGGGTGGCGCGACCTGCCGGTCGCGGAGTGGATGACGCCGAACCCGCACACGATCGCACCGGACGTGGGCTGGGAAGAGGCGGTGGCGCTGATGACCCGGCTGCGCGTGCGCCACCTGCCGGTGATCGAAGCGAACCGGGTGGTCGGGGTGGTCTCGACCCGGATGCTGATGGGGTACCGGACCGAGTACCTGAACGGGCTGGTCGAGGCGCGCACGCGCGACCTGAAGCGGGCGATGGACGAGGTGATGGCCCGCGACTCCGAGCTGCGGTACAACCTCCGCGCCGCCGGCCGCCTCCAGACGCGCCTGCTCCTCCCCCACGAGCCGCCGCACTGGCCGGAACTGCGCTGGGGCGTGTACTACGCGCCGCTCGATCACCTCGGCGGGGACTACTACGACGTGGCCCGCCCGGACCCCGATCACCTGGGCTTCCTGATCGCCGACGCGAGCGGGCACAGCATCGCGGCCGCAATGGTGGCGATCATGTCGCGCACCGCGTTCACGGAGGTGTCCGGGGCCACCACCTCGCCCGGGGCGGTCCTGTCCGAAATGAACGCGCGCCTTCAGGGGCTGGCCGACGAGCGGTTCGTGACCGCCTTTTACGGCGTGCTGGACCGGCACACCCGGGTCCTCACGTTCTCGAACGCCGGCCACCCGTACCCGCTCCGGCTCGTCGCCCGCACGGGCGCGGTTCAGCCGCTCGCCACTCAAGGGTTCATGCTCGGTATCGTCCCCGACGAGCAGTACCGCGAGAAACGGGTGCAGCTCGAACCGGGCGACCGGCTGTGTTTCTACACGGACGGCCTGGTGGAAGCGCGAAACGGAATGGGCGAGGGGTACGGAACCGATCGGCTCGAGGCCGCGTTCGCCGCCCACGGCGCGCTCGCGGCCGGGCCGCTCGCGGAGCGCCTGCTCGCCGACCAGCGCGCGTTCCGCGGCGACCAGGCGCTCAGCGACGACGTCACACTGGTGGTCATCGAGTTGTGCGCCGACGACAGTAACGGACCTGACGCATTCGTTCCGTAG
- a CDS encoding DUF4380 domain-containing protein: MVDVIEYRGWKNNLRLSNGEVELVVTLDVGPRVISYRLPNGVNVLKNYDAMMGGTGEAEWQIRGGHRFWLAPEDLTRTYFPDNRPVKWEPLGPRDLSPAKPGFTAAPIENHGARFTPPPETEYGIQKVMELRLAERGTRVDVTLRVTNVGTVPTELAPWGPTVMAPGGVEIIPLPPKKNHPGHPKNAQSPADYGPNQELVLWPYFDFADTRWTFGAKYALLRQDVNKGPTKIGLAHREGWVGYLNSGVLFVKRFDYREGAVYPDLGTRYQTFSNEDMLEMETVGELVTLQPGESAELTEAWELYGNVPPVATEADVDRVILPLLK, encoded by the coding sequence ATGGTGGACGTGATCGAGTACCGCGGGTGGAAGAACAATTTGCGTCTGAGCAACGGCGAGGTCGAACTCGTGGTCACACTCGACGTCGGCCCGCGGGTCATCAGTTACCGGCTCCCGAACGGGGTGAACGTTCTCAAGAACTACGACGCCATGATGGGCGGCACCGGTGAAGCGGAATGGCAGATCCGCGGCGGGCACCGCTTCTGGCTCGCGCCCGAAGACCTCACGCGGACCTACTTCCCGGACAACCGCCCAGTAAAATGGGAGCCCCTCGGGCCTCGCGATCTGTCGCCCGCAAAGCCGGGCTTCACGGCCGCTCCAATAGAAAACCACGGTGCACGGTTCACCCCACCGCCGGAAACCGAATACGGCATCCAGAAGGTGATGGAACTTCGGTTGGCCGAACGCGGCACCCGCGTGGACGTCACGCTCCGGGTCACGAACGTGGGAACCGTTCCGACCGAACTCGCCCCGTGGGGGCCGACTGTCATGGCACCGGGCGGCGTCGAGATCATCCCCCTGCCACCCAAGAAGAACCACCCGGGCCACCCGAAGAACGCCCAGTCGCCCGCCGACTACGGACCGAACCAGGAACTCGTCCTGTGGCCGTATTTCGACTTCGCCGACACCCGTTGGACGTTCGGCGCGAAGTACGCCCTCCTCCGGCAGGACGTGAACAAGGGACCGACCAAAATCGGCCTCGCGCACCGCGAGGGGTGGGTCGGGTACCTGAACTCCGGTGTGCTGTTCGTGAAGCGCTTCGACTACCGGGAAGGCGCCGTTTACCCGGACCTCGGCACGCGCTACCAGACGTTCTCGAACGAGGACATGCTGGAAATGGAAACGGTGGGCGAACTGGTCACGCTGCAACCGGGCGAATCCGCCGAACTGACCGAGGCGTGGGAGCTATACGGGAACGTGCCGCCGGTCGCAACGGAAGCCGATGTGGACCGCGTAATTCTCCCGCTGCTGAAGTAA